ttttaaaatatagcatTAATATCGATTGTATTGAAAGGGACAACGAAGGAGCAGAAAAGTTCGTTACAGTCGTCACTTTATTGGTCAACGAATGGAGATGGCAGACCCCGTTTTTTATTGCTCCACATTTGATTATGTAAATGCGCAGCTTCCATTAAACTTGTGGAACAACATTAAGAAGTCATAAAGACGACTTCGATAATTGCAAGCAATTTcgtcttctttttcttctctgtttttttttttttttttcttttttgtgtagCTTAATTTGCAAAAGCATTGCATTGCATAGCTGGTTATAGGGGGAAAACTTTAATGACACAATTGGGAACAGCCACtggaaattataataaatagatGTTCGGAATGTTTTTCTGCGGCATCGTGGACGACAAGTGAAAATGCATCGCTTTCAAAGCAAATACGCAGAGAATACGCATACGGAGTGGTGGTTAACCGTAGTTTATAGGGCCATGTGTTTTCATTAGtcaaacacaaattgaaaCGACACGTTTTCTTTGGTTCAGACTGCAAGATGGATTGAAGCCATGCCATGAAAGACGTCCAACCAGAAACACTTAACATAAACATGAAAAAGGTTATACAAGCAGACATACGAGTGCTCactagctggctggctggctgactgtcGAGTGAGAAAAACTAACAATAACTACTGTTTATACATCGGCGGGGCTAAACACGCCGACAGCCAGTTACCACAAATTGTTCCACACATCGCTGGCTGGctaagaaaaacaacaacaaaacaaaattgcatcGCCATTCGAAAAGGGCAGCAAGGGTATAATGATTTTGAAGGGAatgtacaatttaaatatgttcaaagttaagtatatatttaaatttctaaattttaaagtcaataaatgaaatatattaataatcaatttatCTGTCTctgctataaaataaaataaaaataacaaattccAAATCAAAATGTAGCAATTATGTTACATGGCTTTGAAACTTTAAATTTCAGTtctaaagaattaataaataaaaatgaataagcATATTATCTGTCTCTATTATCAAAAAGGGTCTTCCTcaatagtatatagtatatactaattatatagtgatatagtaatacaaatttcatttaaatttcagtatattattattaaatttgtatataattattcTCCCTTATAGGGTATCTCCATCTGCGACTAAAGCATTCTCACTGCAATTATTGCAGCTGCTTACAATCAAAAAGGGTGTTCCTCAATGACTGTTTAGCTGGCAGTTtctatttgaatataattttcacACCCAAGTCACAAAAACCAAGTAGCCGCTTTTCTATACTACGAAAAAAACTTATCTCCAAAGCAGCACTGAAATTAACGCCttgaaaaaacttttaaaaagcTGTGAACTTAAGCATTAATTGTTCATAATGTGGCAGGAAAATATCGAAAGGCCGAACAAGCTGCTCATATTGTGTCTATTTGGATTTGCAATTGTCCTAAAGCTTGTCATCCTTGTACTGGAATTCGTATAATCTTACCAGCAAACGCGAACACACTTGATTAACAAATGGTCAATTTACCTGCAATGGAAGAAAGTATTAagtaattagtttattttttcttttgcgcTGTGAAAGGTGTGcaattttttatatgatttcattagcagaaataaaagtaaataccGGCAATTGTGCCTTTTGCCACCTTAACCActttgccgttgcctttgtgattcttttctgttttctttgtgttttttttactcCTGCTCGTGCGAAGGTCAAGTATTAAGACTGGTTTCACTCCATTGTCCTGGCTGCACGTGCAGGCTCATTGTGCGTATTCAATTACAAAAGGACGCCTGTTGGTCGTTTTATGTAGTGAATTTGCCCCGTTCCCCGACCATTGTTTGGCAAccgttttgtgtatttttccTCTCTAGGTACTTTCAAGGCTATTgctaatatactatatagtatatatttctttGCAGCTAGAACGAATCAAAATGATTTGACAATTCATTTTGTGTCGACACGCGACAGGAAGCAGTTAGCATGGTTGAGCTCCGAAGCAAATTAAGGACTAGACGCAGCTTGCTTGCTTTATcccaaatgcaaataaaaaggcaagcttttattaaaatccGACAACCGTACAACAGGGACATGtctcaaaaattaaaatgtcatcattgcttaatttaaaatgttttcgaaACATTTAATTGGACCACAATGAATGGCATTTTCTTACACTGTTTTCCCTTTTGGATCAGCTGCGACAACCGCTTTGGCACTTTAATACAATACCTCAAGGAAAAAGCATTCTAATTGCTGGACCAACACTTTCTGCCAACACCTAAGTCCATCACCTAAATGACACATAAAAGTCAAATGCACAGATGCTTTTTCTATTTGAAAG
This is a stretch of genomic DNA from Drosophila albomicans strain 15112-1751.03 chromosome 3, ASM965048v2, whole genome shotgun sequence. It encodes these proteins:
- the LOC117567622 gene encoding uncharacterized protein LOC117567622, whose protein sequence is MGIENIERPNKLLILCLFGFAIVLKLVILVLEFV